Part of the Haloarcula laminariae genome is shown below.
GGCGGGCGACTGAGACCCGGGCCCGCCGAATCTGCAGTCGACAATCTACCCCTCGACAGCCGGTCGAATCAGTTCGCTGTCGTGTGGTTTTCGGTCACAACCCCCTCGTTTCGACAGGAGATGTATCGCCGTCGGGCGGTTTGTTCCCATCCGGACCACTTTCACTCCGGTCCGTCAGACGCCCGAAAGACGCCGGACGGCGCCGGGTTCCACGTGAAACGAGGGGGTTCGGGGCGTGGGGACACGACTCACATCAGCGACCACGGCGCTGTCGCTCACCGGCGACGCAAAACGGAAAAAGACCGTCGGCGCTACTCGTTTTTCAGCCCGGCGCCCTCGACGCGCATGACGCCCTCGCCGTCGGGGAGGTTCGGCGCGTCGACGAGCTTGACGATGCGCTTGTTCCCCTTGGACTTGCGGAGGTAGATGCGGAACGTGGAGGTGTGCCCGAGGATGTTCCCACCGATGGGCTGGGTCGGGTCGCCGAAGAAGGAGTCGGGGTTCGACGCGACCTGGTTGGTGACGACCACCGCGGTGTTGTTGAGGTCGCCCACGCGCATCAGGTCGTGGAGGTGCTTGTTGAGCTTCTGCTGGCGGTCGGCGAGCTGGCCGCGGCCGACGTACTCGGCCCGGAAGTGCGCGGTCAGGGAGTCGACCGCGAGCAGGCGGACCGGGAACTCGTCGTCCTGGCTCTCGCTGGCGATCTCCTGGGCCTTCTCGGCGAGGAGAATCTGGTGGTTGGAGTTGAACGCCTTCGCGACGTGAATCTTGTCCAGCACCGACTCGACGAGGTCTGCCATCAGGTCGTCGTCGGTCGCGTCGGCGGCCTCGTCCTCACCGACGATACCGTGGAGCCGCATCGTGTCCTCGATCACGTC
Proteins encoded:
- the radA gene encoding DNA repair and recombination protein RadA, with the protein product MSEAADLEDLPGVGPATAEKLKDNGFDSYQGIAVASPSELSNTADIGESSASDIISAAREAADIGGFETGAAVLERREQIGKLSWGVDEVDELLGGGVETQSITEVYGEFGAGKSQVTHQLAVNVQLPAEHGGLEGSAIFVDSEDTFRPERIEQMVEGQDDDVIEDTMRLHGIVGEDEAADATDDDLMADLVESVLDKIHVAKAFNSNHQILLAEKAQEIASESQDDEFPVRLLAVDSLTAHFRAEYVGRGQLADRQQKLNKHLHDLMRVGDLNNTAVVVTNQVASNPDSFFGDPTQPIGGNILGHTSTFRIYLRKSKGNKRIVKLVDAPNLPDGEGVMRVEGAGLKNE